The genomic window ACTGGTTAATCtatattcttgaattttttttttctttttagggcTATGCCTTCTCCTAAAGCTTCCACTTACCAGTCTCCTTTGGGAACTTACGCAAGACCTGAGAGAGTCCAAAAAATAGCTGTTCATTGCTCATTAACTCATCCTGGAAATTCAAGAGCAAAAGAGATTATCTTTTGTATTGTTCCAAAACAGATACCTGTAGGTTGTTGCAGTGTGCCTTAATGAACTTAGACTTTGGAGTCAGACTAAAGCTCATAAGGTGACTAAGAAGGAGTCTCTTATCCTACAAATTGAAATGAATATcctaatttcaaatatttcaaaagaTCCTAACCAGAAAAGTATCTATGATTGGAAATTAACTCAATCAACCGAGGGAGGAAATCAACCTGTCAGACAAGGCCCTAAGAAAGTAAGCATTACAATGTCTTTGAGTTTGGAGCATCATAATGTCACTCTAAAACAATATGGATAGCAAGTAAAAATGAACAAGAACATACAGCTCTTTGTTTAAGCTCACTTCACACTAATCCCTAAAACATAATGGAACCATCACCAAGCAGATCTGAATGGTTAAAAAAGGATTTGTTCACCACAACCAAGTGGTTGAGGTGTAAGGTTCTGGTGACTTAACTTGAAAACATATAGCTAatatatacttttataccatTAATTGCATTCACATCTTCAAGTGTGCAGAAAAATGAAATAATGTAACCAAACAATGGAATTATTTTTGGCATCACCTGATAAGTGCTACTACTTTAAAATGATTTCAGTTGAAAACATAATGCTGCAAAAAGAATTGCTAGTCTATATGGGATGCTCGTTTTAAAATCCACAAGATCTCCAGGAGAAGTTAGAGAAGTCTATGAAGTTAGCAGAGTCTCATTTAGTAGGTCAAAAGTCAAAATAGCTCCACAGCAGAAATCTGATGGAAAGTAAAAGCAAGACTAACCAAACAATCCAAACGAGTATTGATAGTTTCAATATCTTTTAGAGGCTGCAAAAGATTGGCGCGAAGAAGTCTAGTCCTGGAGAAGAAGTTTCACATTTgcatacaaaaataaaaacattaggTGCTATCCAAAATGGTTTTCCGtgatcaattaaaaattttaaatactccTCAAGGGAACCTTTTAAGCGGTGAAACAAGGTAGCTTAAAAGTAAATGGAAGAACTAAAACTAATGGGTGATGGGTTGAGAGAAAAGTTAAGAAGCAGTTCACGCGATGACATGTCATCATATCTGATTCTCAACATACCCTCCAATAGTTTTTGTTGTCTTGAGCATGTGGAACAAACTTCTTTTCTTGTTGCTTGTACCCCAAAGTGCAGAATGAAGTGGTTCAACAATTTCCAAGTTATGGACACTGCCATCCACAGTCAAACATAAACCTTTTAGAGGCAAAATATTGTTACCAGATCCAACTGATAGGTGCAAGAGAAGCAGAAAGTAGCAATACCTCGTAGTATCAATGTTCATGTGGTCAAATGATCCATTAAATGTGACCTGGGGCAGAGAATATTCAAGAGAAAAAGGGTAAAGGTTGTAACTCTTCACAAAGCAAAAGGATGATGAACTAATTATAACAACTCTTACTTTGCCTCAAGGTGTCACACATATATTTAAGAGATAGATTAACTTTAGTGATGGAACAATCACTCAGTTTTTACCCAACCATTGCACTGGTATGTTATGAAGCACATACCACTAATGAATGGCTTGTGATAATGACACCTTTCTCTGCTTCAATCCTGAGTAATGGCACAAGATTGAATTTATGTTTCAGTTATATAAAGTTGGTAAAAAAaggtaaataaaaattttatgagaagCACCATGAAATCAGAAACTTGAAGAAAGGAAGACTccaaatgatcaaattgaaagGAGAGCCCAAAGATGAAAGCAAAGCATATAGCTCAATGATGAATGGGACACCTAAGGTAGTTTACAGGAACTAGCAGATGAAGAATGGATCATATTTGGTTTTTAGCTTTCAATCAAAGTTTTAAGTGCAGGAAAGTTTTCCCTTTAACTTAGTTTTCTTTAGTccttgatgataaagaataatACCATTTTCAAGAAAATCTAAAAGCTTTGCCAGATTTGAATTTTTCCTGATGAAGAGCTTCCTTAAACAATATCAAGAGATCGAGAGCTGGATAGGCAATGACATACAAAAATAACCAATTTGTTCTGGCCCCAACAAGTTCTTGAAACTATTCATAGCAAGATGCCCATCTCATTCAGTTTCAACACAAGACCTTAATAGACTTGCGAATCCATGTATGTGTATCATATCTCATGTTTATTCCCACATTAGTAATGTAAATATAAACACATCACAAATTATAAAATGTATCAAAATTCTAAATGCAAATATGATATGTATTAAATACGTTGTGTTAATCACATTTAAACATGTCATGTCGCATTTATAGAACATgtgtttttgttttcatcatgTTTGAAATTGCTAGATCTAGACCTTAAATACCATAGGGTATAGTCTAATTAATGCTAGCCCTTCTTAAATTGTTAGGAAAAAGATAGAGAGGTTGCAGCTATTATGACTATGCCAGTGTTTCTTTAAGCTTGAAAAGTTACCAGTCTTGAatctcaagctttttcccctcAGACTACTTATAATACTGACATAGACATCACCCATGAACAATAAATGACACCTAAAACATTCTACCATACCAACCTGAGTACGACTAAAGTTTCAAACAAGTAGTTTAAGCTCTGAAAGTACCACTTGATTGCAGCAGAAGCAGAAGCCAAGCAAAGATAATATTGTTTGTAGTATGTATCCAGACCAAGGGCTGAAGGCTCTCTGGCTGCTAGATTCTTAATCAGCATTGCACCCTGAATATTTAATCACAGTGAAATTCCCACAAAAGACATACAACTGTCAGCCCTGTAATATAAAATGTTACTGAAGAGTGAGATGTATGACCTTGGTGTCATCAAAGCAACCACGAGCCATTACAAACTGCAAAAACCATACATGGTTTTTAACTAAGTCATCAAATTAACAGATAAATttcatacataaataaatttgcTCACAACAACATCAGGACTTTCTAACTGTCAAGTTATGTCACCTTCTTGACTGAAGCATAAAACCGATCCACCAGTTCTGATACTCCCACCATACCTTCAGGAGCTAGTTTGTTAGGAGGAACAATGATCACCATGGGATCATAGAAATGCAGCAATGTTTTTGTATTTTGATATGAGATACTGGTTTCAATGTATTGAGAAAGATGCAGTGAAGCTGATCTTAAGTCGAAGGCAGCCATTCCAACCTGTACAAAGATTGCAGACAGTCAAGCAGTATAACTGCACTGCTAGATAATCATATAATCTTGCagagtattattttattaatcaggCTATTCTTGAATTGGACTCAGTGCCGATTTCTGCTTGTGGAATTTCATTTGATTCTGCTTATTATAATGTTACGTTTCCATTCATTAAGacatttaaaaactaattaatctcTAATTAAGTAGTACTATgtcataataattttataaagccCAGCCGTCATTGTGATATGAAACTTTTAGTTAGGCATGTATATTTGAAATAACAAAGGGAAAAAGGTAAATGGAACGCAGTTTGTATCATATTTCAAGCGAAGAAAATGCAGTTTGAGCGTTGACTTGCAGGTATTCATTGCCTAGAAACTGAAGGGAAACGGAAATAAAGAGAagatttaagtttattttattttaaaattttgaaattcgaaGTGGAAACTACATTACACCATGCGAGTAAAATCAGGTGACttcaatgaaaaaaatttaaaagctgCCGGAGCGAGtattcaaacaaaaaataaaaggaaaattactGCTAGTAGAatctcaaatattttttttcagtTTATCATGCATTTCTGAAGAACCAAACGGAGTTACCTCTTTAGCTCTGTTTTCAATGAGACCGATCACGAAGCTCGACCTCTCTCCTCCATCGTCTTCCATATCGATTAAGCACCAAAGTGTTAACGCCAAATTTTAAAATAGGCGTTAAAGCCCGCAAATATTTATACTGCATCACGGCCCTTACTTAATTGAACGTGGTGCGTAAAGCTTGTTATCATGCGCACCCCCAAGGCTAAAGGtagcaaataataaattaaaaaaaaaaaaaagaaaagaacaatacACTCTTTTTctccagaaaaagaaaaaaggaaattaaaaattatttaattttacaaatttatgaTTTATACATGCACAGTGTCATTTGGATTGTTTCATCATTATAGCATGTCATTTTGTTTGTAAATAAGATACAAAAAAGGAGAAAGTAAATAACAATAATTATGGTGAATTTGGCTTTTCTGATCATGGTGACAATGAAAGCTTAACAATTATGTTCATCCAAGACTTCTTCAATGTTAACAAACCGGCCCTTCTCGATGGAAAGTTGTGCCGCAACTCCCATGGCAACTGAGATCAACCCATCATTTAAATCAGCAGCCGGAGTCTTTGCACCTTTTACTCTAATTGCAGACAAGAAGTTAAGGTGCTCCAAATAGCTAGAACCGTGATGCAATCCTTCATACCTGGAAAAATAAGGCAGTTTTGGATCAAATCGAAAGGCTGACCATAAACAAGATGTTGGTGCTGGAACtgagaaaaagagagagtgaCCAACTTTATTAGTCGATTCTCAGTTTTTAGAGTCTGGACCCCGTCTCTACCCTCCATCCTAGAGCCGAAACGCACAATGCTTTCAGGAACAAAGGCTTCGCCCTATTGCAGTATCATAGTTTGAATCAGAGGAATAATTATGATAATGCATCTCTGGCGATCATTATGATAATGCATTTAGAAGCTACTAACGAAGTCAATAACTATTAGGAACAATGACAAACACCACAAGTTGAAGCATAAGAGGAAGAGAAAAGACCTTGCCAGTGTGACCGACAACAGAAATTTCTTGCTCATTTTTACTCCCTTCCGCAAACATGCAGAGGTCAAGCATCCCTCGAGCACCATTGTCAAATTCGACAATAACATATGCATTGTCAATAATGTCCGGTACCTGgacataaataaaagaaaaaattgacatTCAGGAAACGTGAGCACGATACTCAAATCTATATCAAGCAAAAGAATTTAGTCATACTATGACCTTTCCGTCATATATTTCATCTTTGTGATTAACATCCATGGCACCAGAAGCCATCATACAAACAGGGTTTGCACCTGCAAACAGCCTCATCAAATCAAAGAAGTGGCAGCACTTCTCTACCAGGGTCCCTCCCGTGTTAGAATTGAACCGGTTCCAGTTGTTAACCTATTGCAAGCTCAAAGTCAATGAACTATATGGCGAAAATGATTGCAAAAGTTGAGTAGCTAACTTTACCTTAACCAGGAAAGGGAACCGATGTTCCCGAATTGCCACCATCTTGATCTGTCCAAGAGTTCCACCCTTCACTATCTCTATCAATTTCGCGACTGGTGGCATGTATCTATATTCTAATCCAACTTGTACCAGCATATCAGGCCTCTTTCTAGCAGCATTTACAACCTAATTTAATGATAAACTATATTTACCACATCAGTTAACCGAGGAAGAACATTTCATGAGAAAATCAAAATGCATCGAAACCGCTACAAACAATCAAAttcagaagaaatatatcaaAGCAAATTGAAGCATACTTCTTCCGCTACTGGTTGCTATAGAAACAACCCCAACATCAATTTGGAAAACCTTAATACGCTACGAACAGATAGAAGCTGTACATGAAACTTAAAGCTCAATAGAAGCTGTAAGTGAGTAACCTTTCTGCAGTCGGCGACCGTAGTACACAATGGTTTCTCAACTAGCACATGATGAGGTTTAGGATGGTTCAAAATATCCATCAGAATCTGATAATGAGTCATATTAGGGCTTGACACAACAACTACATCACATAAGCCACTGTCCAGTAGTTCCTGGTGCCCCGAGAAGACCTTCATGTATAAAAACAACTCAAAGTCACAACAATCTTTTATATCAAAGCCAGCAGAAAGGAAATTTAGAAATGATTAGCAGTTCAACAGAAACTCATATACCTTAAGTGGCCAATCAAAGGATTTAGCCAGTTCCAAGGCAAGTTGCTGAGAGGGGACGTGAGGATCAGCTATGCAAACAACCACCACTCCTTGGGTTCTAAGATGGTGAAGATTAATAAGATGTTCTCTTCCCATCATCCCTACCCCTATGATTCCATACTTCACAGTTTCATTGACTGCCATGCTTGGACGACCTGACCTCAAGTTTGGACTCTTCTTCGCTGGTGGAGTGGCAAAGGCTTGAATTCAAGTCTTATATCAGTTCTGTCCGATTCTATCCCTGGGACCATCCCCTACTCATTATAAAAAGAATTCCTTATATATTTTTGCTTCCTTTGATTTCCATATCCATATCCTTTATTTCTAATCCTCCCCctcaaaattaacatttaattataccctcaaaattaattattttcgaAGCCTCTAACCTCCGTTGAATGATAACGTTCCAGATTATCAGCAAAAATATTAATGTGACAATTTAAAGTCGAAAATTGCTGATGGTTGACGGGATCACTCAATGAGAAATTCACAAGGTTTTAAGAACTAGACGATGCTTTATTTTTGGCATAATGtaaaatttacctttttaacatttagtttttttttttaaatttatacttattatctttaagttaaatttatttttaaaatttttaaaaatagtcaaatttaaccaCTTTTTAAAAAGagtagaattattattttaaaaaaaaatactaattttttaaaatttcatgaactttttattttttaatttaattttatttttttaatatttttatatttttaaattattttaatctattatataaaaaaataatgtcaTGTCAATATATGTAATatgaattatacataaattattataCGAGTTACTACGTCAATATTATTGAAAAACAACCtatttttgacaagaatttataTGGGAGGTTATTGTGTTAATGAATGGTTGAGCTTTTAATATCTAGAGGGAAAAAATCTTTTTGGGGACAATGGTTTTAGTGTTAATGTTTCAGCTTTGTTTGATGGTACATTTGGAAGTTCAGCATTAGACGTAAATTTGAAGGCCTAACGTCACCGACACTATTATTGGCCATGGTCTGATATGGAGCATAGAGAGAGGGTTTCCTGTACGCGCAACTGAAAGTACAATGCAGCAACAGCCAACACAGGAGAGCATACAGCAGGTCATAATCGTGATTGTCAAAGATTGCGGTTGATGGGGCTCATGCTTCAGCGTACTGTTGTAAAAGTACAATGCATGGTGTTTTAGCAAAGACTCAAACTAGCTTAGTGTAAGGGTTATAGGAATGTGATCGTAAATTCGGCCTCGTTGGCTATCAATAAGATTATCCTTCCTTCCTCTAAGGTGATTATGGAGTGCAAACTGTTTGTTACTTAGGCCTAATTTAGTAATgcttctcaaaagtatttttgaaaacacaaaaaacTTTTGAAGAGAAGCTAAAATTTTCAGCTTCTAAAAAACATACTTTATGACCAATTTTTTACTTGAAAAAAGTGTTTAGAAATGCTTTCGTCCCAAAAATGTTTTTCGTCTCAAAAATACTTCTTAGAAACAAATACTACTTCTTAGAAACAAATACAAAACTGGCCTTAAGAAATGGAATTATCAGAATACTCAGAGCGCATAGAGAGGCAAATAGGTGTGTGATTTACTTGCTTCTTTAACTAAGTTAGCTTAAGCCTCTTGTTTTAGACCATCCTCCTCACCGGGTGATGCAGGGCATGCTTGAAGATTACTTCAATGCCATCTTAAATGCTTATTTAAGCAATGTGGTGCAACCATGGCATGCAGCTCTAATTTCAATGCTATAATCCTATCATTCCATTTTTCAGACCCGTAAATCTACAAGATAAGGGTCAAATGAACCACAGCAAAGGCTATCATGTCCTACCAATTGTCCAATACATAAGCTAGTGGATTGCTTTTGCTACAATTGCTATAATCTATCGTTCCATTGTTCAGATATGTAAATCTACAACACTCATTTATATGCACCACCACAACAGTGCAACCATGTTCTACCGATAGTGAATTAAGGGAACATGTTCTTTTGCTACTATTTCAAGAATCTATTGTCCCATTGTTTTGGAACTATAAATCAACAAAATTCAGTTCAAATGAACCACGGCAAAGGTGCTAGCATGTCCTACTGATAGACAAGCATAAACTAGTGGAGTAAAGTATCATTTTCTTTACCACTATTATCTACATGAAATGTATCCTCCCAAATCATGGTCAATTTAATCATTCAAACAATCTCGTACGATAGCATCTTATCAGAAACAAGTTTTAACATCAAGAAAATGAATTGGAACAAACAATCTTTTAGATAGCTTAAACACCAGGTCTTAGCTAATGGGTGGTGCCAAAGAACATTATTGTTTGGTTAACTAATCCAACCGGCAAACCATGCTAATGGTGGTATATGAAACCTAAGCATATCCACACACCACTACAATCAAAGCACAAATATGTTGCAAGCCATTTTCCAGTCCATGAAACACACAACAGAAACTATCAAAATGCCATTTCCATCACACACCACATGGAAGGAAGAAACTATAGACGTCCAGATAGGAAAGGCTGCTACATGATAGGTGTTAGAATCAAAGGTATATTTAtggaagagaaagaaaataaacccAGATTAGTAGTAAAACAACCAATATCATAGAATTGATATATTATGGTGCTAAATAGTTAAACTAATCAAAGCCCATAAATTGAACAAACCAACAGAtttcatcttttataaaattcaattaatacccACACAACTATCACAAAATAGAACCGAGGGTTTTATAATTCATTTACATTTTTTGTATCTGCAGGCCATTCAAGGCCTTCTTTCAATGCTTCCCTCATCTTTCTTCAAATTTAAATCACCAATTTCGCGGAAAGACAAGTCTCTCTTCCACCAAAATCTCTATATTAAAACTTTGTTCCTGAAATGCCAACATCAAACATAAATACTAGTTTGTCATGTAAAAATAATTCTTCGATCCAAACGAAGTCGATTTTTTGTACAAATTCagttgattaaatttgttaaatctcCAAATTAACATTGAGATTAAGAAATAAATCTCAACTAACTCTAGATCTAATATAACAAAACGTGATTCAAAATAAGAAGGGAAAAAGATTATATTCTCTCTTTAAAGGAAATGGATATTGAGCACTTAAGTAAAGGCACACCTACGTCTGTTTGGAAtaagaagaagaggaagggacGCGTTTGTTACGGAACATCATGTATCCGACGGGCAATACAACTCCGATCATCATGACCGCTGCTCCGATGATATATCTTAACGGACTCGGTGGTTCAACCTCTATCATTGTTTTGAACTGCACGGCACACAATCATAAACCAACGTTAACAATCAATTTGATAGTtgcaattaaaaaagaaaattcttCATAATTGCGAAGTTCGAGATCTGGATCAAACCGTATAAGGAGACTTACTGGCATTGTTTCGGGGGCTTGGCTTGTCCTTTGAGTATAACTCTGATTCGAAACGCAGAGGATTTGGGCCACCGGCCGAAGAAAGGAACTAGCTAACAGAGACGGGTGGATTTAGGGTTAATCTGGGAAATCTGGATCTGTTGGGTTCGCAATTCTCAGCTGTGGGATTTGGGGTTATTGGCAAGTTTCTTTTGCTTAAGGTCAAAAGATCCCAAACTGGCATAATCTGTTACAATTTTTTATATCCGCTTAAATGTTGTTGtttgttattttcaaatattcatttaattttcacAACACCTCCAAATAATTATGTAACACAAGCTAAAGTTAAAAATAAACGAGATTTTAATTAAAACTGTAAAATTAAGATATAAGTTAGCTCTCCCTATAAACAGTCACCCTTAAACAACatcaattttaatattctaagtttcttttaaaaaataattttttatgttttattttaattttttattataaattttcacTTATAATAACAACATCCATTATTATGAAGTAcgattttcattaaattaattcttTATAACAGCATAGtctaaatttttaagtaaaattatagttaTTTCATATAGGCAAGcttattaattatcatttattaaatgaaaatgatcttaattaaaatattattttaataaaatgattaaacttTACCtggataaatatattaataatattttattaacagAAAATAATCTTCAATAAGtggaattaaatatatcaatttaagaAACTATTAAGTTCCTTAATTAAATTTTCTTCTATGAACTTGgaatataaacttataaatttattactGGAATTTAGTAATTcattgtaatttaattattttaatttgataactcaTATTGATTAACTGAACTtgttatatttatgaattttctaattaatcatgtgaaaaaatataaaataaaatatgcataaaagcaATAATACATGCATCTATtatactcttttttttaattttgttgatttgatttctactttctttctttttttgaacataattcttactt from Gossypium hirsutum isolate 1008001.06 chromosome D12, Gossypium_hirsutum_v2.1, whole genome shotgun sequence includes these protein-coding regions:
- the LOC107886068 gene encoding uncharacterized protein isoform X2; translation: MPFKTMIEVEPPSPLRYIIGAAVMMIGVVLPVGYMMFRNKRVPSSSSYSKQT
- the LOC107886068 gene encoding uncharacterized protein isoform X1, whose amino-acid sequence is MPFKTMIEVEPPSPLRYIIGAAVMMIGVVLPVGYMMFRNKRVPSSSSYSKQTNKVLI
- the LOC107944388 gene encoding inositol 2-dehydrogenase; translation: MAVNETVKYGIIGVGMMGREHLINLHHLRTQGVVVVCIADPHVPSQQLALELAKSFDWPLKVFSGHQELLDSGLCDVVVVSSPNMTHYQILMDILNHPKPHHVLVEKPLCTTVADCRKVVNAARKRPDMLVQVGLEYRYMPPVAKLIEIVKGGTLGQIKMVAIREHRFPFLVKVNNWNRFNSNTGGTLVEKCCHFFDLMRLFAGANPVCMMASGAMDVNHKDEIYDGKVPDIIDNAYVIVEFDNGARGMLDLCMFAEGSKNEQEISVVGHTGKGEAFVPESIVRFGSRMEGRDGVQTLKTENRLIKYEGLHHGSSYLEHLNFLSAIRVKGAKTPAADLNDGLISVAMGVAAQLSIEKGRFVNIEEVLDEHNC